In Solanum pennellii chromosome 7, SPENNV200, the following are encoded in one genomic region:
- the LOC107024836 gene encoding uncharacterized protein LOC107024836, whose product MVCNKVFSELLTKYGVKQHKIATPYHPQTNGQVEKSNREINAIFAKIINANMTDLARKLDDTLWACHLLVEHDHRALWALKKLNLNWSETTNFRLDQINEMDEFRLRAY is encoded by the exons ATGGTTTGCAACAAAGTGTTTAGTGAGCTCCTGACCAAGTATGGGGTGAAACAACACAAGATAGCAACACCGTATCACCCACAGACTAATGGACAAGTGGAGAAGTCTAACAGGGAAATCAAtgcaatttttgcaaaaataataaatgctAACATGacagatttggcaagaaagttGGATGATACGTTATGG GCATGTCACTTGCTTGTTGAGCATGATCATAGAGCACTCTGGGCATTGAAAAAGCTGAATTTGAACTGGAGTGAAACAACCAATTTCAGACTAGACCAGATAAATGAGATGGATGAATTTCGTCTAAGAGCTTACTAG